Proteins co-encoded in one Bradyrhizobium sp. 170 genomic window:
- a CDS encoding DNA topoisomerase IB → MMDQQSFEATRPVSADPAVALAEALGQLPKVPVKSPAAKPHIVAKTSVEDLAEELGLRLGDQNGLTIRRVKRGKGYSFHRANGTQIRHAGTIRRLHSMAVPPAYRDVRYSADPSSHLQAVGIDAAGRLQYRYHVDWEKVREQRKAHRLARLVAALPKIRRKVSAYLSGDEPTREFALSAVIELIARTAIRPGNESYARLNGTRGATTMLKSNVALEDDCFVLTFKAKGGKAVRKECDAAKLVRAIGILRTVPGKRMFQYRDNSGNVRTVSTTTVNAFLREIAGIKISLKDFRTLMASAVVLESLSRITPAASERGRKKQVLDAVRAAADELSNTPAICRKSYVHDTIVTAFEDGILERFAATMKGYRTQAKREALLAQVVTAAAA, encoded by the coding sequence ATGATGGATCAGCAGAGTTTCGAGGCTACGCGGCCCGTTTCCGCCGATCCCGCCGTTGCATTGGCCGAAGCGCTCGGGCAATTGCCGAAGGTGCCGGTCAAGTCGCCCGCGGCAAAGCCACACATCGTCGCCAAGACCTCCGTCGAAGATCTGGCCGAGGAACTTGGCCTCAGGCTCGGTGACCAGAACGGGCTGACCATCCGCCGCGTCAAGCGTGGCAAGGGCTATTCATTCCATCGCGCCAACGGCACCCAGATCCGTCACGCCGGCACGATCCGCCGCCTGCATTCGATGGCGGTGCCGCCGGCCTATCGCGACGTGCGCTATTCGGCCGATCCGAGTTCGCATCTGCAGGCCGTCGGCATCGATGCGGCCGGCCGGCTGCAGTACCGCTACCACGTCGATTGGGAAAAGGTCCGCGAGCAGCGCAAGGCGCACCGCCTGGCGCGGCTGGTGGCGGCCTTGCCGAAAATCCGTCGCAAGGTCTCGGCCTATCTGTCCGGTGACGAGCCGACGCGCGAGTTCGCGCTCTCGGCGGTGATCGAACTGATCGCCCGCACCGCGATCCGGCCGGGCAACGAATCCTACGCCCGCCTCAACGGCACCCGCGGCGCCACCACGATGTTGAAGTCCAACGTCGCGCTGGAAGACGACTGCTTCGTCCTGACCTTCAAGGCCAAGGGCGGCAAGGCCGTGCGCAAGGAATGCGACGCCGCCAAGCTGGTGCGCGCCATCGGCATCCTGCGCACCGTGCCGGGCAAGCGCATGTTCCAGTATCGCGACAATTCCGGCAACGTTCGCACGGTCTCGACCACGACCGTGAACGCGTTCCTGCGCGAGATCGCCGGCATCAAGATTTCGCTGAAGGATTTCCGCACCCTGATGGCATCAGCCGTGGTGCTGGAATCGCTGTCGCGGATTACGCCGGCAGCAAGTGAACGCGGCCGCAAGAAGCAGGTGCTGGATGCGGTGCGCGCCGCCGCCGACGAGCTGTCGAACACGCCCGCGATCTGCCGCAAGAGCTACGTTCACGACACCATCGTCACCGCCTTCGAGGACGGCATCCTCGAACGCTTTGCCGCGACGATGAAGGGTTACCGTACGCAAGCCAAGCGCGAGGCGCTGCTGGCGCAGGTGGTAACGGCAGCGGCGGCGTAG
- a CDS encoding uroporphyrinogen-III synthase: MAVLVTRPYPDDETTAEALRARGFDVLRAPMLRFEPVPFQDDADATYGAVIVTSANALRAIASHSADSRLLKLPLFAVGENTAEAARDAGFGEVIASKGDAGALRDLVLARAKSKQLKKASPILYLAGADLARDLASELGENGFTVVTQTTYRMVPAPSLPREICDAFVAHEVEAVLHYSRRSARAFLEAARSGGVEISALALPQCCISPAVAAVLRDAGATQVMAAASPDENALFEALGRALQPRSG, encoded by the coding sequence ATGGCCGTTCTCGTCACGCGCCCGTATCCGGATGATGAGACGACGGCCGAGGCGCTGCGCGCGCGCGGGTTCGACGTCCTGCGCGCGCCGATGCTGCGGTTCGAGCCGGTGCCGTTCCAGGACGACGCGGACGCGACCTATGGCGCGGTCATCGTCACCAGCGCCAATGCGCTGCGCGCCATCGCGTCACATTCGGCCGACAGCCGACTCCTCAAACTGCCCCTGTTCGCGGTCGGCGAAAACACCGCAGAAGCGGCGCGCGATGCCGGGTTTGGCGAGGTGATCGCGTCAAAGGGCGATGCCGGCGCGTTGCGCGATCTGGTGCTGGCGCGTGCGAAGTCGAAGCAACTGAAGAAAGCGAGCCCGATCCTGTACCTCGCCGGCGCCGATCTCGCGCGCGACCTGGCGAGCGAACTCGGCGAGAACGGCTTTACGGTCGTGACGCAGACCACCTACCGGATGGTGCCTGCGCCCAGCCTGCCGCGGGAAATATGTGACGCTTTCGTGGCGCATGAGGTCGAGGCCGTGCTGCATTACTCACGGCGCAGCGCGCGCGCATTCCTGGAGGCGGCGCGCTCCGGCGGCGTCGAAATCTCGGCATTGGCGTTGCCGCAATGCTGCATTTCGCCGGCCGTCGCCGCGGTCCTGCGGGATGCTGGCGCGACCCAGGTCATGGCGGCGGCTTCGCCGGACGAAAATGCCCTGTTCGAGGCGCTGGGCCGGGCGTTGCAGCCGCGGTCTGGCTAA
- a CDS encoding thermonuclease family protein, translating to MNAYRPPRRGPLRRWFSAALPWVFVFCVAAGTMLPVRDWVRRSLPSSADSQAARDAETIWKRAGSADTRHAVDVIRTIDGDTFEARVHLEPGLDLNTRVRLRGIDAPELKASCPQELQMAETATGALRAMLGEGDVRIFNIGPDKYAGRVVADAATRRTGNVSTAMLAAGHARSYGGGHRNGWCANAGQTPLK from the coding sequence ATGAATGCATATCGGCCCCCGCGCCGGGGTCCCTTGCGCCGCTGGTTTTCGGCGGCCTTGCCCTGGGTGTTCGTGTTTTGCGTGGCGGCGGGGACGATGCTGCCGGTGCGGGACTGGGTGCGGCGGTCGTTGCCGAGCTCAGCCGACAGCCAGGCGGCGCGGGATGCCGAGACCATCTGGAAGCGGGCCGGAAGTGCGGACACGCGTCACGCCGTCGACGTCATCCGCACGATTGATGGCGACACGTTCGAGGCGCGGGTTCACTTGGAGCCGGGTCTCGATCTCAACACACGGGTGCGTCTGCGCGGCATCGACGCGCCTGAATTAAAGGCGTCCTGCCCGCAGGAATTGCAGATGGCCGAGACCGCGACGGGCGCGTTGCGCGCAATGCTCGGCGAAGGCGACGTCAGGATATTCAATATCGGGCCGGACAAATATGCCGGCCGCGTCGTCGCCGACGCAGCGACCAGGCGCACCGGAAATGTTTCGACGGCGATGCTCGCCGCAGGTCATGCCCGCAGCTACGGCGGCGGCCACCGGAACGGCTGGTGTGCGAACGCGGGACAAACGCCGCTCAAATGA
- a CDS encoding polysaccharide deacetylase family protein translates to MRNALGLMLASVVTALVITGVWFWTSSPRADAAAPQTVAARKAEPLPALAAAKLALKDDVEITASLSKPAPAPAPVLAPQPVRSACANPDALGVSRTVVIDTTGGPGFGFLQYKQFDFLTDKEVVLTFDDGPWPTTPAVLKALADECTKALFFPVGKHTTYHPEILKQVAAAGHTIGSHTWSHAHLDSKKLTEAQVREEIEKGFSAVKMALGTAPAPFFRFPGLAHTQGALGYLASRNISMFSVDVDSNDFKSSGPDQVVQNVMTKLDKQGKGVILMHDLQKSTAQALPTLLRRLRAGGYKVVQMKAKEQLETLPEYDAMLVKDQKVPAVASRPLSSVVQTVSQ, encoded by the coding sequence ATGCGTAATGCGTTGGGCCTGATGCTGGCCAGTGTAGTCACGGCGCTGGTGATCACCGGCGTTTGGTTCTGGACCTCCTCACCGCGCGCCGATGCGGCCGCACCTCAAACCGTCGCCGCCCGCAAGGCCGAGCCGTTACCGGCGCTCGCCGCGGCCAAGCTCGCGCTGAAGGATGATGTCGAGATCACGGCTTCTCTCTCGAAGCCCGCCCCTGCCCCCGCGCCGGTTCTGGCACCGCAGCCGGTGCGATCGGCCTGCGCCAACCCCGACGCGCTCGGTGTCAGCCGCACAGTGGTGATCGACACCACGGGCGGTCCCGGTTTCGGCTTCCTGCAATACAAGCAGTTCGACTTCCTGACCGACAAGGAAGTGGTGCTGACGTTCGACGACGGTCCGTGGCCGACCACGCCCGCGGTGCTCAAGGCGCTCGCGGATGAATGCACGAAAGCTCTGTTCTTCCCGGTCGGCAAGCACACCACCTATCATCCGGAGATTCTCAAGCAGGTCGCGGCCGCCGGCCACACGATCGGCTCGCACACATGGTCGCACGCCCATCTCGACAGCAAGAAGCTGACCGAAGCGCAGGTCAGGGAAGAAATCGAGAAGGGCTTTAGCGCCGTGAAGATGGCGCTGGGGACTGCGCCCGCGCCGTTCTTCCGCTTCCCGGGCCTCGCGCACACGCAAGGAGCCCTCGGCTATCTCGCCTCGCGCAACATCTCGATGTTTTCAGTTGATGTCGATTCCAACGACTTCAAATCGTCGGGTCCCGACCAGGTCGTCCAGAACGTCATGACCAAGCTCGACAAGCAGGGCAAGGGCGTAATTCTGATGCACGATCTGCAGAAGAGCACGGCGCAGGCCTTGCCGACGCTGCTGCGTCGCCTCAGGGCCGGCGGCTACAAGGTCGTGCAGATGAAGGCCAAGGAGCAGCTCGAAACCTTGCCCGAATATGATGCGATGCTGGTGAAGGACCAGAAAGTGCCGGCGGTTGCCAGCCGCCCGCTCAGCAGCGTGGTGCAGACGGTTTCGCAATAA
- a CDS encoding DUF1674 domain-containing protein encodes MTDNSSSPALVAERKKLTPAAERALAEAEARRKAAEASAAPHQKEFQGPKGPEPTRYGDWERKGIASDF; translated from the coding sequence ATGACCGACAATTCTTCATCCCCCGCGCTGGTTGCGGAACGCAAGAAGCTGACGCCCGCCGCCGAGCGCGCGCTGGCCGAAGCCGAAGCGCGCCGCAAGGCCGCCGAAGCCAGCGCCGCGCCGCATCAGAAGGAGTTTCAGGGCCCGAAGGGTCCGGAACCGACCCGATATGGCGATTGGGAGCGGAAGGGGATCGCGTCGGACTTTTGA
- a CDS encoding NAD(P)H-dependent glycerol-3-phosphate dehydrogenase, with amino-acid sequence MASFNSVAVIGGGAYGTALACAALRAGRDVILYARNAESAAQMQTTRKNPKLPGASLDAGIDITADIVAAARADIILLATPAQNLREAAGALAPHLKPATPVVACAKGIERGTHRFMTEVIAETISDAIPAILSGPNFADDVARGLPTAVTLAARDEGLASDLVQALGSSTFRPYHTSDVRGVEIGGAAKNVLAIAAGIVVGRQLGASALAALTTRGFSELARLGRACGARSETLAGLSGLGDLILSCSSLQSRNFAFGIALGRGEQPNRDKLAEGEFTAPVLIELAASQNVDMPVSNAVAAILSGKVTIDAAIEGLLTRPFKAEE; translated from the coding sequence ATGGCGTCCTTCAATTCAGTCGCGGTGATCGGCGGTGGCGCATATGGCACCGCGCTCGCATGCGCCGCGCTGCGCGCCGGCCGCGACGTCATCCTGTATGCGCGAAACGCCGAAAGCGCCGCGCAGATGCAGACGACGCGAAAGAATCCAAAGCTGCCCGGCGCGAGTCTTGACGCGGGTATCGACATCACCGCCGACATCGTTGCAGCGGCGCGCGCGGATATCATCCTGCTTGCGACGCCCGCGCAAAATTTGCGCGAAGCCGCGGGGGCGCTTGCGCCGCACCTGAAGCCTGCGACACCTGTCGTCGCCTGTGCCAAGGGCATCGAGCGCGGCACCCATCGGTTCATGACCGAGGTCATTGCTGAAACCATATCGGATGCAATTCCTGCGATCCTGTCGGGACCGAATTTCGCCGACGACGTGGCGCGGGGACTTCCAACCGCGGTGACGCTTGCCGCGAGGGATGAAGGGCTGGCGAGCGATCTGGTGCAGGCGCTGGGCTCTTCAACCTTCCGGCCCTATCACACGTCAGATGTCCGCGGCGTCGAGATCGGCGGCGCGGCCAAGAACGTGCTGGCGATCGCCGCCGGGATCGTCGTCGGCCGTCAACTCGGCGCCTCGGCGCTGGCGGCGCTCACCACGCGAGGTTTCAGCGAACTCGCACGGCTCGGCCGCGCCTGCGGCGCGCGCAGCGAGACCCTGGCGGGTCTTTCCGGCCTCGGCGACCTGATCCTGAGCTGCTCGAGCCTGCAATCGCGCAACTTTGCGTTCGGCATTGCGCTCGGCCGCGGCGAGCAGCCAAACCGCGACAAGCTCGCGGAAGGCGAGTTCACCGCGCCGGTCCTGATCGAACTGGCCGCTTCGCAGAACGTCGATATGCCGGTATCAAATGCGGTCGCGGCGATATTGAGCGGCAAGGTGACGATCGACGCGGCGATCGAAGGCCTGCTGACGCGGCCATTCAAGGCGGAGGAATGA
- the tsaD gene encoding tRNA (adenosine(37)-N6)-threonylcarbamoyltransferase complex transferase subunit TsaD — translation MLVLGIETTCDETAAAVVERQSDGSGKILSNIVRSQTTEHARFGGVVPEIAARAHVDLLDGIVGQAMKDANTGFAQLSAVAAAAGPGLIGGVIVGLTTAKAIAMVHDTPLIAVNHLEAHALTPRLTCALAFPYCLFLASGGHTQIVAVVGVGKYVRLGTTVDDAMGEAFDKVAKMLSLPYPGGPEVERSAASGDAKRFAFPRPMLGRPDANFSLSGLKTAVRNEANRMTPLEPQDVSDLCASFQAAVLDSTADRLSVGLRLFHEQFGPPRALVAAGGVAANHAIRGALQDVAAKAQTTLIIPPPALCTDNGAMIAWAGAERMALGLTDTMDAPPRARWLLDANATAPAGYSNTRAGF, via the coding sequence ATGCTGGTGCTGGGTATCGAGACCACCTGCGATGAAACCGCGGCCGCCGTGGTGGAACGCCAGAGCGACGGCAGCGGAAAGATTCTGTCCAATATCGTGCGCTCGCAGACCACAGAGCACGCCCGTTTCGGCGGCGTGGTGCCGGAAATCGCGGCGCGCGCCCATGTCGACCTGCTCGATGGCATCGTCGGCCAAGCGATGAAGGACGCGAACACAGGCTTTGCGCAATTGTCGGCGGTGGCCGCCGCCGCCGGGCCCGGCCTGATCGGCGGCGTGATCGTCGGCCTCACCACGGCCAAAGCAATCGCGATGGTGCACGATACGCCGCTGATTGCGGTCAATCATCTCGAAGCCCACGCGCTGACGCCGCGGCTGACCTGCGCGCTCGCCTTTCCCTATTGCCTGTTCCTTGCGTCCGGCGGGCACACCCAGATCGTGGCCGTGGTCGGCGTCGGCAAATATGTCCGGCTCGGCACCACCGTCGACGACGCGATGGGCGAGGCCTTCGACAAGGTCGCAAAGATGCTGTCGCTGCCCTACCCCGGCGGACCGGAGGTCGAACGATCAGCAGCGAGCGGCGACGCCAAACGGTTCGCCTTTCCGCGGCCGATGCTCGGACGGCCCGATGCGAATTTCTCGCTGTCGGGATTGAAGACGGCGGTTCGCAACGAAGCCAACCGCATGACGCCGCTGGAACCGCAGGACGTCAGCGATCTCTGCGCCAGTTTTCAGGCCGCGGTGCTGGACTCGACGGCGGACCGATTGAGCGTGGGCTTGAGATTGTTTCACGAACAGTTCGGCCCGCCCCGCGCGCTGGTCGCCGCCGGCGGCGTCGCCGCCAATCACGCCATCCGCGGCGCGTTGCAGGACGTTGCAGCGAAGGCGCAGACCACGCTGATCATTCCGCCACCCGCGCTCTGCACCGACAATGGCGCCATGATCGCCTGGGCCGGCGCGGAACGGATGGCGCTCGGACTGACCGATACGATGGATGCGCCGCCCCGCGCGCGCTGGCTGCTCGACGCCAACGCGACAGCGCCGGCCGGCTACAGCAACACGCGCGCAGGATTCTGA
- a CDS encoding EVE domain-containing protein has product MAYWLVKSEPSVWSWDQQVAKGAKGEAWTGVRNFTARQNLVAMKKGDKAFFYHSNEGKEIVGIAEIIKEAYPDPSDKTGKFVCVDIKADKPLKTPVTMATIKADKKLADMALVKYSRLSVQPVTTEEWKMVCKMGGL; this is encoded by the coding sequence ATGGCGTACTGGCTGGTGAAATCCGAACCCTCGGTCTGGTCGTGGGACCAGCAGGTCGCAAAGGGAGCCAAAGGCGAAGCCTGGACCGGCGTGCGCAACTTCACCGCCCGGCAGAATCTCGTGGCCATGAAGAAAGGCGACAAGGCCTTCTTCTATCATTCCAACGAGGGCAAGGAGATCGTCGGGATCGCCGAAATCATCAAGGAAGCCTACCCCGATCCCTCCGACAAAACCGGAAAGTTCGTCTGCGTCGACATCAAGGCGGACAAGCCGTTGAAGACACCGGTGACGATGGCCACCATCAAGGCCGACAAGAAACTCGCGGATATGGCGCTGGTGAAATATTCGCGGCTGTCAGTTCAGCCGGTCACGACGGAAGAGTGGAAGATGGTCTGCAAGATGGGCGGGCTATAG
- a CDS encoding L,D-transpeptidase — translation MSMRIAVALAATIGACVVMSSVAQARPELVGVSGDYAPGTIVVKTHERRLYLILDSGRAMRYPVGVGKAGKQWSGTTTIDGKYLNPAWSPPSEVRRDKPGMPDVIPGGSPRNPMGVAAMTLAGGEYAIHGTNVPGSVGGFVSYGCIRMLNDDISDLYQRVPVGTTVTVMH, via the coding sequence ATGTCGATGAGGATTGCAGTGGCGTTGGCCGCCACTATCGGTGCGTGCGTCGTTATGTCGTCAGTGGCGCAGGCGCGGCCTGAACTCGTCGGCGTCAGCGGCGATTACGCGCCGGGCACGATCGTGGTGAAGACCCATGAGCGCCGGCTTTATCTCATCCTCGATTCCGGCCGCGCCATGCGCTATCCGGTCGGCGTCGGCAAGGCCGGCAAGCAGTGGTCCGGCACCACTACGATCGACGGCAAGTATCTCAACCCGGCGTGGTCGCCGCCGAGCGAAGTCAGGCGCGACAAGCCCGGCATGCCCGACGTCATTCCCGGCGGCTCGCCACGCAACCCGATGGGCGTCGCGGCGATGACGCTGGCCGGCGGCGAATACGCCATTCACGGCACCAACGTGCCGGGCTCGGTCGGCGGCTTCGTATCCTACGGTTGCATCCGCATGCTCAACGACGACATCTCCGATCTCTATCAACGCGTACCGGTCGGAACGACCGTGACTGTCATGCACTGA
- the acs gene encoding acetate--CoA ligase, protein MSDKIYDVSADWAKRAYADDAKYREMYARSVSDPNGFWAEQAKRIDWIKPFHKVENVSFAPGNISIKWFEDGVLNAAWNCIDRHLDKRGHQTAIIWEGDDPSQSKHITYRQLHDEVCKMANILRTRNVKKGDRVTIYLPMIPEAAYAMLACARIGAIHSVVFAGFSPDSLAQRITDCQSKFIITADEGLRGGKKVPLKANVDAAIAKAGGVDWVVVVKRTGAAVDMSPSRDFWYHEAAAMVTTECPAEHMHAEDPLFILYTSGSTGQPKGVLHTTGGYLVFASMTHQYVFDYHDGDIYWCTADVGWVTGHSYIIYGPLANGATTLMFEGVPNYPDNSRFWNVIDKHNVNIFYTAPTAIRALMQSGDGPVQKTSRKSLRLLGTVGEPINPEAWEWYYRVVGDGRCPIVDTWWQTETGGILITPLPGATKLKPGSATRPFFGVVPEIVDADGKVLDGEATGNLCLAKSWPGMMRTVYGDHARFEQTYFSTYKGKYFTGDGCRRDADGYYWITGRVDDVINVSGHRMGTAEVESSLVAHAKVSEAAVVGYPHDIKGQGIYAYVTLMAGTEPTEELRKELVAWVRKDIGPIASPDQIQFAPGLPKTRSGKIMRRILRKIAEDEPSSLGDTSTLADPAVVDDLVQNRQNKKSAPA, encoded by the coding sequence ATGTCCGACAAGATTTACGACGTATCCGCCGATTGGGCCAAACGTGCTTATGCCGATGACGCCAAGTATCGCGAAATGTATGCCCGCTCGGTCTCGGACCCCAACGGATTCTGGGCCGAACAGGCCAAGCGCATCGACTGGATCAAGCCCTTCCACAAGGTCGAGAACGTCTCCTTTGCCCCCGGCAACATCTCGATCAAATGGTTCGAGGACGGCGTCCTGAACGCGGCCTGGAACTGCATCGACCGCCATCTCGACAAGCGCGGCCACCAGACCGCGATCATCTGGGAGGGCGACGATCCCTCGCAGTCCAAACACATCACCTATCGGCAGCTGCACGACGAAGTCTGCAAGATGGCGAACATCCTGCGGACCCGGAACGTCAAGAAGGGCGACCGCGTCACCATCTACCTGCCGATGATCCCGGAAGCGGCCTACGCGATGCTGGCGTGCGCGCGGATCGGCGCCATTCATTCGGTGGTGTTCGCCGGCTTCTCGCCCGACAGCCTCGCCCAGCGCATCACCGACTGCCAATCCAAGTTCATCATCACCGCCGACGAGGGGTTGCGCGGCGGCAAGAAGGTGCCGTTGAAAGCCAATGTCGATGCCGCGATTGCGAAAGCCGGCGGCGTCGATTGGGTCGTCGTGGTCAAGCGAACCGGTGCTGCCGTCGACATGAGTCCTTCGCGCGATTTCTGGTACCACGAAGCGGCCGCGATGGTGACGACGGAATGCCCGGCCGAGCATATGCATGCGGAAGATCCGCTGTTCATCCTCTATACGTCGGGCTCCACCGGCCAGCCCAAGGGCGTGCTCCACACCACGGGCGGCTATCTCGTGTTCGCGTCAATGACGCATCAATACGTGTTCGATTATCACGACGGCGATATCTACTGGTGCACCGCCGACGTCGGCTGGGTCACCGGCCACAGCTACATTATCTATGGGCCGCTGGCGAACGGCGCGACCACGCTGATGTTCGAAGGCGTGCCGAACTATCCCGACAATTCCAGGTTCTGGAACGTCATCGACAAGCACAACGTCAACATCTTCTACACCGCGCCGACCGCGATCCGCGCGCTGATGCAGAGCGGCGACGGACCGGTGCAGAAAACCTCGCGCAAGAGCCTGCGTCTGCTCGGCACCGTCGGCGAGCCGATCAATCCGGAGGCCTGGGAATGGTACTATCGCGTGGTCGGCGACGGCCGTTGCCCGATCGTCGACACCTGGTGGCAGACCGAGACCGGCGGCATCCTGATCACGCCGCTGCCCGGCGCAACCAAACTCAAGCCGGGTTCGGCAACGCGGCCGTTCTTCGGCGTGGTGCCTGAAATCGTCGACGCCGACGGCAAGGTGCTGGACGGCGAAGCCACCGGGAACCTCTGCCTCGCCAAATCCTGGCCGGGGATGATGCGCACGGTCTATGGCGACCACGCCCGTTTCGAGCAGACCTATTTCTCGACCTACAAGGGCAAGTATTTCACCGGCGACGGCTGCCGCCGCGACGCTGACGGCTATTACTGGATCACCGGCCGCGTCGACGACGTGATCAATGTGTCAGGCCATCGCATGGGCACCGCCGAGGTCGAAAGCTCGCTCGTCGCACATGCAAAAGTGTCGGAAGCCGCGGTGGTCGGTTATCCCCACGACATCAAGGGCCAGGGCATCTATGCCTATGTGACGCTGATGGCCGGTACCGAACCGACCGAGGAGTTGCGGAAAGAGCTGGTCGCCTGGGTGCGCAAGGACATCGGCCCGATCGCTTCCCCCGACCAGATCCAGTTCGCGCCGGGCCTGCCGAAAACCCGCTCCGGCAAGATCATGCGCCGCATCCTGCGCAAGATCGCCGAGGACGAACCCTCCAGCCTCGGCGATACCTCGACCTTGGCCGATCCCGCCGTGGTCGATGATCTCGTGCAGAACCGGCAGAACAAGAAGTCGGCGCCGGCGTAG
- a CDS encoding RsmB/NOP family class I SAM-dependent RNA methyltransferase — MPPSRFAVPSEVPGLAARRIAADILDGVLHKHRTLDDQLDGAGAHPGLKTLADRDRALMRRLVATILRRLGTLGHLLSRLLDRGIPTDAPRAQSALLIGAAQILWMDVPDHAAVDLSVRLVQSDRRAAKYAGLVNAVLRRCAREGQPLIDEVKSQNLDIPPWLLARWIGAYGETTARQMALAIGHEPSLDITVKSDATQWASRLHGETLPTGTVRTLLQGSVTMLPGFTEGQWWVQDAAAALPARLFGDVGGKTIVDLCAAPGGKTAQLAQAGAHVTAVDRSPARMARLRDNLARLSLQADDVVTDAAEWPGPGNGGFDGVLVDAPCTSTGTIRRHPDVAWLRQEADIAALAALQKRLLQRAVALLKPGGTLVYCTCSLEPEEGEQAIASLLATESGVRRMPVGADEVAGLSEILTANGDLRTLPCHLPHADPRLGGLDGFYAARLVKS, encoded by the coding sequence ATGCCACCTTCCCGATTCGCAGTACCTTCCGAAGTGCCCGGTCTCGCAGCGCGGCGGATCGCGGCCGATATCCTCGACGGCGTGCTGCACAAGCATCGCACCCTCGACGATCAGCTCGACGGCGCCGGCGCGCATCCCGGCCTGAAGACGCTGGCCGATCGCGACCGCGCCCTGATGCGGCGGCTGGTGGCGACGATCCTGCGGCGGCTCGGCACGCTGGGCCATTTGCTGTCGCGCCTGCTCGATCGCGGCATCCCGACGGACGCGCCCCGCGCGCAAAGCGCGCTGCTGATCGGCGCCGCGCAGATTCTCTGGATGGATGTTCCCGATCATGCCGCCGTTGATCTCTCAGTGCGGCTGGTGCAGTCGGACCGCCGCGCCGCGAAATATGCCGGCCTCGTCAACGCGGTGCTGCGCCGCTGCGCCCGCGAGGGGCAGCCGCTGATCGACGAAGTCAAATCGCAGAACCTGGATATTCCGCCGTGGCTGTTGGCGCGCTGGATCGGCGCCTATGGCGAGACCACGGCGCGGCAGATGGCGCTCGCCATCGGCCATGAACCTTCGCTCGACATCACTGTGAAATCAGACGCGACACAATGGGCGAGCCGCCTGCACGGTGAAACGTTGCCGACCGGCACCGTGCGCACCTTGCTGCAGGGGTCGGTGACCATGCTGCCCGGCTTCACCGAGGGGCAGTGGTGGGTGCAGGACGCCGCCGCCGCGCTACCGGCGCGGTTGTTCGGCGACGTCGGCGGCAAGACCATTGTCGACCTCTGCGCCGCGCCCGGCGGCAAAACCGCGCAACTGGCGCAAGCCGGCGCGCACGTCACCGCGGTGGATCGCTCGCCGGCGCGGATGGCGCGGCTGCGCGACAATCTGGCGCGACTTTCGCTGCAGGCCGACGACGTCGTGACCGATGCCGCCGAGTGGCCCGGTCCCGGCAATGGAGGCTTTGACGGCGTGCTGGTGGACGCGCCCTGCACCTCCACCGGCACCATCCGTCGTCACCCCGACGTGGCCTGGCTGCGGCAGGAAGCTGATATTGCCGCATTGGCGGCATTGCAGAAACGATTGCTGCAACGGGCGGTCGCGCTGCTCAAGCCAGGCGGAACGCTGGTCTATTGCACCTGTTCGCTGGAGCCGGAGGAAGGCGAACAGGCCATAGCGTCCCTGTTGGCCACAGAATCCGGCGTGCGCCGCATGCCAGTCGGAGCCGACGAGGTCGCAGGCCTCAGCGAAATCCTGACCGCAAACGGCGATTTACGGACCCTGCCCTGCCATTTGCCCCATGCCGACCCCCGGCTCGGCGGGTTGGATGGATTTTACGCTGCGCGGCTGGTGAAATCCTGA